Within the Terriglobales bacterium genome, the region CGTGCTGACGTGGTAGATCTGGGCGGTGGGCTGATTCTCCTGGGAGGTCCAGGTCTTTCCGCCATCCAGCGTCACCGTGGCCCCGCCATCGTCCAGCGATAGCATCCGCTGAGGATTGAGCGGGTCGATCCACAGGCCGTGATAGTCGCCGTGCGGCGTGGTGATCTTGTTGAACGTGCGCCCGCCGTCCGTGGACTTGTGAAAATCGACGTTCAGCACATACACGGTATCCGCATCCTGCGGATCGGCGATCACGTGCATGTAGTACCAGGCCCGCTGGCGCAGCCGCCGGTCGCCGCTGACCAGTTGCCAGGTGTGGCCGCCGTCGTCCGAGCGGTAGAGGCCGCCTTCCTCCGCTTCGATGAGCGCATACACGCGCTCCGAGTTGGCCGCCACGGCAACCCCGATTTTCCCGTAAGGCTTCTTGGGCAGGTGTTCGTCCTGCACTTCCTTCCAGGTGCTTCCACCGTCATCGGAGCGGTAGAAGCCCCCGCCCGGACCGCCGCTGCTCAGGCTCCAAGGAGTGCGACGGGCCTGCCATAGGGAGGCAAATACGATGTTGGCATTGTGCGGGTCGAAAGCCACGTCAATGCCGCCGGTGTCGGGATCCTTGTACAGCACCTTCTGCCAGGTCTTGCCGCCGTCGGTGGTGCGAAAGATGCCGCGCTCTTCGTTGGAGCCGAAAGGATGGCCCAGCGCGGCCACCAACACGATGTCGGGATTCCTGGGGTGAATGATCAGCTTGCCGATGGCGCGGGTGTCGCGCAACCCGACGTTCTTCCAGGTCTTGCCGCCGTCCAGCGACTTGTACACGCCGTCCCCGTGTGAAATGTTGCCGCGGATGCAGGCTTCACCTGTGCCGACATACACGATGTTGGGATCGGACGGGGCGACCGCCATGGCGCCGATAGCGGAAGTTCCTTCCTGGTCGAACACCGACGACCAGGTGGTGGCCCCGTCCGTGGACTTCCACACCCCGCCTCCGGTCGCCCCGAAGTAGTAAACGTTGGGGTTGCCCGGAATCCCCACTCCGGTCAGGGAGCGGCCGCCACGGAAGGGCCCGACGACGCGATAGCGCATCCCCGCAGGTTCTTTTTCGTCCTTGGCCGCCCGCGCGGCGTCACCCGTTTGGGCCCGTAGGTCCGGTGCAAAGTATGTCGATGCCATGAGTACGAGAGTCGCAGTCGTAGCGAGGAGGTAGCGAAGCCTGATCATGTTTGTCTCCTGCAGAAAGCTGAGGCCAAGCGAACTGGTGTACACCAATTCGCTTGCTTTTCCAAGGTGGGATAGCCGGACGGTGTCGGAATCCGTCAGGGCTTTAGCGGGTTGATGTTCTCGATCGCCAGGATCAGCCAACCGGTGCTGGCTACGGCCTCATTCTTCGACATCGTGAAGTCGCCGTTGAACGTTCCCTTGACGGAGTAGGGCAGCCCGCCACTGCTGGACTGTGTCCGGATGATTTGATCGAGGAAGTAACTACCGTCATTGGTGGACCCACTCAGGAACAGCGTCTTGGCCATTTGCGCCGTGCCTTCCACCCATATGTCGTTGTGGTCACTATTGAAGTCAAACCCATCGATCTGGATGCGGGTGCGTCCCTTTCCCCAGGTCTGCACATTGCGATGATGGCTGTAGGCATAGTTCAGACTGAGCACATAGGGCCGCACCCCGCTCGTTCCCAGTGCCTGCACGCCCAACGGATTCACGTCCAGCGGATCAAGAGGATCGTTCCGTCCCTGGTTCCAGCGGGATTGGGCCGTGTTCCACACCACGTTATCCAGGAAGGACTTCACCTCCGCCCCATCCGACGGGTACGCGAAGTGGTTCAGGCCACCGTAGGAGTCTTCGTTGTGTTCGGTCGATGCCCAGTTGATGAAGGCGCCGTTGGCGTCATACCCGCCGTTCAGGCCGCCGTCGCCCTGCTGGAAAAGCCGCATCCAGTTCACGGCACTCTCCCCCATGACGTGATAAGTGACCGTGTCGCCGCTGCGCTTCTCGTAATGGGCGATGGCCAGCACGATCCAGGCGTTCGACCCCACATAGCGCTGGGCCCCCAGGACGGCCCCCGTCTTGCAGGCGTAGGAGTGGTTCCAGGAGCCGTCTGCATTCTGCAGATTCGCCAAAGCGCTGAAGACGCGCCGCGCGTTCACAAAGTCGCCTCGCGCGACAAAGGCCATCGCCGCTACCGCCTGATCGTAGGAATAGCAAATGTCGCTCTTGTCCCGGTAGCTGTCCACCAGACCGCTGGAAACCATTTGGGACTCCAGCCACTGGTGCGCCTTCGCGGATGCGGCTGCTGGTCCGGTCGTAACAGGTTCAGGCTGCCCCTTCCTCGTGACGTCGCTTGCGCGGCAAACGCCGGACTCAGCGATGAGAACGAGTAGCAAAACACAAGAAAAAGGCAGTTTCGCAAATAACTTGACTGGGCTCATCGCGAACTCACTTCTCTCGGGGGAGGATCCCGGACGGACAGGGGACTGAATCATAGTGCGGCCTAGTGCTCGAGTCAACCCCGAAGCTCGGAGCCTGCTGGGTCGGCTGGAATTCACTGTAGGAATCAACCTGGGGACTGCGCTATACTGCGGACGGGCAGTGTGCGCCGCGATGTGGATTGCGTTACCGCGGCACCCCAAGATCTCGTTTCGCAAAGGCATCCGAAAATGGATGGCATTGCCTCCCCATCGTGGGGAACCAAGTTTCGTCAGGCCCTGACGATAAAAGGGCTTACGCCGGCAGGGACAAACTAGCCGGATTCAGGATTGAACAACCAGGCACGAGCCGCCGGGTAGGGAACGGCCGCCTCCGCTGCAATTGCGGAGTGGGCGGCCACAAGCCCGGTGCGCCGCCAAGGTGCGAAGATTCTAGAGGTTCGCAAATTCCAGCATCCTGCCTGTCGAGGAGCCGCGCGGGTTTCACACCGCCGCCCCTCCCATCGTTGCGTTCGATTCCTGCCTCCGCCTGCTGTCTGCTGCTTGGTACGTCTCGCCGTCCTCTAGGGGCGGCGGGTCGACCGGAGAATGCATGTCGAAAGAATTGTTCGTGTCTTCGACGCCACATGAGACCAAGGTGGCCATCATCGAAGATGATTTGCTCGCCGAAATCTATTTCGAGCGCGAGAACGAGTACACCCTCGCGGGTTCCATTTACAAAGGGCGTGTAACCAGGGTCCTGCCCGGAATGCAGTCGGCCTTCGTGGATATCGGGCTGGAACGCGATGCTTTCCTCTACGTTTCCGATTTCTTCGAAGACCAGGAGGAGTACGACGCCGTCGTCACCCAGGCCGAGGAGGAAGTCGGTAAGCTTCAGGGGCGGCAGGTCGAACCGGCCGGACGTCCGGAAAGCGGTGAGGTTCCGACCCCGACCCCGCCCCCGGTCAGTGCGCCGGCCGAGTCGGAGGCCGGCTCGAGGCGCTGGCGCGGTCGCCGTCGCCGCGGCCGCCGCGGTCGAGACTTCGGTCGCGAACAGGCCCCGCGGCCCCAGGTTCCTGCTTCGACCACTCCGCCCGCCTACCAGCCCATCGTTCTGCCGGGTGAGTCCATCTCCAAATATCGGCGTCTGGCAGACCAGCACCCGACGGTTGAGCCGATTTCACCGGCTGCCGAGCTGGGTTTCTCCGCCCCCGCGGAACCTGCCGAGGCTTCAGCGCCGCCCGGCGGATTCGAGATTACCGGCGGCTACGAAGAGTCCGCGCACCCGAGCCATTGGCCAGCCGAAGACACCTCAGCGGCGGTCGAAGCCCTGGAGACGCCGGCGGAATCGCAAGAAGCCAAGCCGGATGCACCTGCTGCTCCCATTCTTCCCTGGAATCCGGATTTGGTCGAAGAGGAGGAGATCGACGAGGAAGAGACGGATGTGCCCGCCCTGGCGGCGGCGGAAGACGACGAAATCGTATTCGAGGATTTGGAGGAACAGACACTCGAGAGCTCCACTGGCCAAGAGATTCTGGAGGCTGTCGAGGAGTCTCGCATCGAGCGCAGTGCTACTGGCGATTATGAGTCTGAGGCGCCAGGTTACGTCCCGGCAGAAGTCGATCGAGAGGAGTTGGAGGAGGAGGAAGCCGAACTCCAGCCGTCCGCCGAGGGCGCCGAGGCAGAACTGATTGCGGAGGCCAAGGAAGAGGCCGATGAACTGGAGGAAGACACGGCTTTGGCCGGCCACGCCGAACTCCGTGGGCCTGCGCCGACCGCCGCCTTTCAGCAGCGCACCGAGAGGGCAGAGCAGCCTGGGTTAGGTCGCCGCCGCGGCCGTCGGGGCGGGCGGGGCACGTCCCGCCGCAACATTCAGCGGGGGCCGCACCGTTTGATCACCGATCTGCTGAAGGAAGGCCAGGAAATCCTGGTGCAGATCGCCAAGGAGCCCATGGGCAAGAAGGGGGCGCGTATCACCAGCCATATCGCCTTGCCGGGACGGTTCCTCGTATACATGCCCACCGTGGACCACATCGGCGTCTCCCGCAAGATCGTTTCCGAGGAGGAGCGCCAGCGTCTGAAGCGGATCCTGAGCAGCGAGCGCAACGGGGCTCACGGAGGGTTCATTGTGCGCACCGCCGCGGGCGGCGCTAGTGAAGAGGACTTGCGGGCCGATATCCGCTTCCTCATCAACCTTTGGAACGAGATTCGCAATCGCGCCGAAGCCGGCAAGGCTCCCGCGCTCATTTACCACGATCTTAATGTCGTCGAGCGCATCTTGCGCGATCAGGTAACGGAGACCTTCTCGCACATCTGGGTGGATAGTGAGGCCGAGTATGAGCGCGTGCTCCGCTTCGTGAATCGCTTCCAGCCGGCTTTGGTGAAGCGCGTAAAGCTCTACGCCAAGGAAACCCCTTTGTTCGAGCAGTTCAACATTCAGGAGGAAATCAATAAAGCGCTCAAGTCCAAGGTCTGGCTCAAGAGCGGCGGCTATATCGTGATTAACCAGACCGAGGCATTAGTAGCCGTCGATATCAACACCGGCAAGTATGTCGGCAAGACGGCCCGCCTGGAAGACACCATCGTCAAGACCAACATTGAGGCCATCAAGGAAATCGTGCGCCAGGTGCGCTTGCGGGACTTGGGCGGCATCATCGTCATCGATTTCATCGACATGGACGAGCGCCGCAACCGGCAGAAAGTTATGCAGGCCCTGGAAGAAGCCCTCCGTCACGACCGCGCGCCCTCCAAGGTCCTGCAGTTCAACGATTTCGGCCTGGTGGCCATTACCCGCAAGCGGGTCAAGCAGTCGCTGGAGCGCACTCTCGGTATGCCTTGCAACTACTGCACGGGAACCGGCTTGATCAAGTCCGTGCCCACGGTCTGCAATGAGATCTACGTGGAGATGCGGAAGATGGCGCAGCATTTTGAGCGCCCGGATGTGATGCTGAGAGTGCACCCTGACGTAGCCAAGGCGCTGAAGGCCGGTGGAGCCCGGTTGCTGCAGGAGATGGAAGAACTCACCGGCCGGACCATCATTGTCAAGGCCGACCCGGCGATTCACCAGGAGCAGTTCGACATCAATTAAGAGTCAAGGGGGGCGCTCGGTTAGGCCCCTCGGCTGCTCCAGAAGTCCAATCGAACCCTCTTCATTAACACCACAGCATATTGTGGCGGACCCGTCATCCGCTGCCACATCTTGAATCCCGCACCGAGGTCCCCTGTCCGCCTTCCCAAGAAACCTGCCCGAAAGGCCAAAGAAAACCGAAATAACCAAATTCATAACTTGACAGGACGGGTAGTAACGCTGGTATAACTCGCGGCACCGAGAGTAGTCCCCCCGAGAAAGTAGAGGAACTGTCCTCCTCAGGCCCGGCCTGGAAGGCCCTCCCTGTTGTGGGGAGCGACATCTGTGGAAAGGGCGTCGCGAGTATGGCCGATCCGCGTGAAGTGATGAACATCCGGCAGGCGTCGCAATACCTGGGCGTGAGCCCGGACACGCTTTACAAGTACGTGTACGAGGAGAAGATTCCGGCTTTCAAGCTGGGCAACCGCTGGAAGTTCAAGAAGACCATCCTGGATTCCTGGATGGAAAAAAAGAGCGCCATGAGCGAAGGGCGAATGAAGAAGAAACCCAAGTCAGCCCGTGTGGCAGGAGATTGAGGCGGAACCATGTTCGGACTCGGCGGATCGAAAACCATAGTCGGCCTCGATATCGGATCCAGTTCCATCAAGGCGGTGGAGCTGAAGCGCGCCCGGGGAGAGGTGCAAGTGGCGCACCTCGGCATGGAGCCCTTGGGCCAGGACATGGTGGTGGACGGAGCCATTGTCGATGGTCCGAGCGTGACCAGCGCCATCACCAAGGTATTTACCGACGCCCAGATCAAGGCCAAGAACGTGGCCACCGCGGTGAGTGGGCATTCTGTCATTGTGAAGAAGATCTCCATGCGCGCCATGGCTGACGCGGAACTGGCTGAGAACATCAACACCGAGGCCGCCCAGCACATCCCCTTCGATATCGCCGACGTCAAGATCGACTACCAGGTGCTGTCGGAGGACCCCGCCAGCCCCTACATGGACGTGCTCTTGGTGGCCGTCAAGAAGGACAAGATCCTGAGCTACACCAACGTGCTGGCCATGGCGAGCAAGAATCCGGTGGTTGTGGACATCGATGCCTTCGCCTTGCAGAACTGCTACGAGTACAACTACGACCCGTCGCCGGGCTCCACCGTCGCCCTGCTCAATCTGGGCGCCAGCGTGATGAACATCAACATCGTCAAAGGAAATACCCCGTTGTTTACCCGCGACGTCAGCGTGGGAGGGATTCAGTACACCGACGCTTTGCAAAAGGAACTCGATCTGAGCTTCGACGATGCCGAGTCGTTCAAGTTGGGCCGCAAGGTGGGGACGGTCAGCGAGGACTCCAAGGCACCGATCCTGCAACAGGTCACCGAGATCATCGTGCTGGAAATTCAGAAGACGTTCGATTTCTTCCGGGCCACGGCTTCGGGCGAACACATCGAGCGTATTTACATGGCCGGCGGCTCCTCCAAGGTGCCGGGGCTGACCGAGGCCCTGCGCCAGGAGTTCTCGCTGCCGGTCGAGATCCTCAACCCGTTCCAGAAGATCGGCTACTCGGGAGGCTCCGAGCTGATCGAGCAGAACGCGGCCCAGTTCGCCGTTGCGGTGGGCCTGGCCCTGAGGAGCTTTGAGAACCTATGATCCGCATCAATCTGCAGGCAGTGGCGAAAGCGAAAAAGGGCCGCCGCGGCGCCGCGGCGGCAGCAGCCGTGCCCGAATTCGCAGGGGCCGAAGGCCCCAGCCGTACGGTTGTTATCGTCATCGGGGCCGTGCTGCTCATCGTGCTGAATGGGGGCTGGTTCTTCTGGCTCGACCGGGAAGCGGGAAGGATCGAGAAGGAGACCCAGGAGGCCGACCGCAAGCTGGCGGACTTGAAGGCCATCCAGACGCGGGTGGAACAAAAGAGCAAGCTGCTGCAGAACTATCAGAACCGTGTCCAATTAATCGATCAGCTCCGCAGCAACCAGGCTGGCCCGGTCAATCTTCTCGACATCATCGGAAGCACCGTCAACACCACCGAAGCCGTCTGGCTGATCAGCCTGAAGGACGAGGGCAACAGCATTGCAATTGATGGCTCGGCCTTGAGCCATGACGCGGTGGCCACCCTGATGGAGAACCTGAAAAGGGCCAATCTGTTCGACAGCATCGAGCTCAAGGAAACTGTGCAGGATGACAGGGCAAAGGAGCGGGCCATCTTCCAGTTCACCTTGACGTGTAACAAGAAGCGACCGGGGGCACAGTCATGAGCGCTGGCAGACAGTACCTGATCATGATCGTGGTGGTCGCGTTGGTCACCGGAGCTGCCTGGTACTTCGTGTGGCAGCCCCAGCAGCAAGCCAACGACCAGGCGCAGGCGGCTTTGGATGCCAAGAACCAGCAGATCGCCAGCCTGAACCAGCTCCGCGACAAGGAGCGGGAGCTGGATGACAACATCGCCAAGCTGCAGCAGCAACTGCAGCAGATGGCGGCCATCGTGCCGGACAAGAAGGAAGTGGAAAGTTTCATCCATCTTCTCGAAGACAAAGCGCAGGAAGCGGGCATCACCGTGCGACGCTACACGGCCCAGCCCCTGGTCACGCGCGAGTTCTATTCCGAGGTTCCCTTCGAGGTGGAGCTGGATGGCCAGTACTACCAAATGCTCAATTTCTTTGACCGCGTGGGCCGGCTGGAGCGCATCGTCAACATCACCAACCTGCAGTTGGCAGGGGTGGCCGACAGGAGGAATATCAAAGGGTTGAAGAAGAACTACACCTACGGGCCGAGCGAGAGTGTGGTAGCTCTGTGCCAGGCAGTGACCTTCTTCAGTCCGGAAGGGCAAGCAGGTGCCGCCCCGGGCGCTGCCGGGCCTCCAGGCCAGCAGCCGGGCGCACCGCCGAGGAGATAGGGAGAAGCACATGAACGCCAAGCGCATTTCGATGTTGGTCCTGGCAGCCGGTTTGGCGTGGGCGCAGCAATCTGCCCCTCCGCAGGGCGCGAGAGCTGCTGAGCCGACCGCTGCGGCGCCCGCTGTCAAGGCACCCGCGGGCGCTCCCAAGGGCTCGGCCGGTCGTCGCGATCCGTTTGTAAGCATCGTGGCCCCGGGCCCGAGTGGCGGCGCGATACCGGCCTGTCCCTCTGGTAAGCGCTGCCTGGTGGCAGACCAGGTGGAGCTTAAGGGAGTTGCCAAAACACCGGACGGCATGATTGCCATGGTGGTCACGCGCGAGAACAAGACGTATTTCCTGCGGGAGAACGAGCCGGTGCTGAATGGCTACGTTCTAAAGATCACGGGAGACTCGATAATCTTCCGCGAGAACATGATGGACAGCAAGGGGCGCACTGCGACGCGCGACATCGTCAAGCGCGTGGTGACGTCTGCGGTCTAGAACGGCTGTTGGCTCCGGCTGCGGAAGCTGGAGCGATGCTTAATCCGCAATCGTTTTGCACACGCCACGGGCGATTGGCCGTGGCCGTGAGGAGAGAGAACATGAGTCGAGTGCGAGTGCTGACAATTCTCGGGTCGCTGCTGCTGTTGAGCACCGTGGCAGCGGCCGCCGCGTCGCAGCTGACGGAGGTGAGCGCCGCCACCCAGGGCAACGCCACCATCGTGACCATCCGCGCGAACGGCGCCTTCACCCACACCGAGTATCGGCCGGCAGAGAACCTCTTGCTGGTCGATCTGGCGGGTGTTTCGGCAGAGCACATGGACGGCAAGACGCACACCCTCCAGGTGCCCGGTGTCACCGCCTATCGCGTGGTCGGCTTCCGAAGCAGCACCGGCGTCGAGGTGGCGCGTGTCGAAATGACTCTGATGCCTGCCGCCGGCGTGGCCGTGAACGAGGCGGGCAACACGCTGCAAGTGCGCGTGACGGGGTTCGCGGAAGAGACCAAAGCGCGTCCGGCGCAAGCCCCGGTCAGAGCCGAAGAGATCGCTCCCAAGAGCCAGCCGGGTGCAACCGTCACCCTGCAGGATATCCAGGTCGCGCAGAGCAGCGAAGGTACCCAGGTGGAGATTGTGGCCAACGCACCCCTGGCGCCCAAGGCCATGAAGCTCCGCGGTCCGGACCGCCTCGTCATCGATCTGCCCAATACCGTTGCCACCCGTAACTCCCGGCAGATCGCCGTGAATGCGGCCGACGTCCGCTCGGTGCGCATGGGTCGCTTCAAGTCCGAGCCTCCGGTCACCCGCGTGGTTCTGGACCTGGCGGCCGCCCACGACTACGAACTTCAGACGCGGGGCAATCGCCTGCTGGTGAAGCTGCGCCCGGTTTTGGAATCTCCGGCGGACAAGCCGGAAGCTCCGCAAACCGCCCAGACCGCTCCGGTAACGGTTGCCAGCGGGGACCGACCGTCACCGGTTCCCTCGGCAGAAACCGCGCCGCAAACCGCCCAGGAAGTGGTCTTTGTCGAACCCAAGTTTGAACCCAAGCCGGAAGCCCAGACTGATCAGGCCAATGAGACCTCTGCGCGTGTGCAACAGGCGGCCGCGAAGTTTGGTTCTCCACCGGAACCCATTGCTTTCAGCAACGCCGTAACCCCAGCCAGCGGCTCCTTGGCCGCACAGCCGGCGGTGAACCTGGCTCTGATGCAGCAACAGCAGATGTCCCAGGCCGGCGCATCGGCAACCAGTGGGACCTCGTGCGTCCGCCAGGCCCGCTATACCGGCGAACCCATCTCCCTCAACCTCAAGGACGCGGATTTGAAGGATTTCTTCCGCCTCATCCATGAGATCAGCGGCCTGAACGTCGTTCTGGATCCGGCCGTCAAGGGATCCGTAACCGTCGTCCTGGACGACGTTCCGTGGGACCAGGCACTGGCCATCGTGCTCAAGAATAACAACATGGAGTGCGAGCTCGACGGCAACGTCCTGCGGATCGCCACCCTGGACACCCTCAAGAAGGAAGCCGACTCGCGCAAGGCGCAGCAGGAGGCCCAGATGCTGGCCGTGCCCAAAGTCACGGTCACGCGCTTCCTTAGTTATGCTCGCGCGGCCGACGTCACGCCGACCATCAAGAAGTTCCTTACCCAGCGGGGTGATGTGATCGCTGATCAGCGCACTAACGCCCTGATCATTGAGGACGTCCCGGCGGTTATCCCCACGGTGGACCGGTTGATTAAGGAGCTGGATCGCAAGACCCAGGAGGTTGAGATCGAAGCCCGCGTGGTTGCTGCGACGCGCAACTTTGCGCGCGACATCGGCATGCAGATCGGTTTCGGTTGGGGCAACAACCCCACCGGGGTTGGAGGCGCTGGCAGTGTCGGCACCAGTCCCCTCAACGTAGCTGTCAGCAACCCCCTGTACTTCACCATCGGCAACGCCATCCCGCTCTTTTCCAACCTGCCGGCATTGGGGCCCACCAGCGGCATCAGCTTCAGCAACGCCAGCCAGAACTACCGGGTGGACGCCATCCTCACCATGGCGGAGTCCCGCGGCCTGCTGAAGATTCTGTCCCGCCCGCGCGTGGTCACCCAGAACAACATCCAGGCCTTTGTCAAGCAGGGTGTCCGCGTGCCCGTGGTTACCGCCGCCCAGTTGGGTGGTCCGCCCACGGTCACCTACGTGGATGCGTTCCTGCGGCTGACGGTCACACCGCAGATCACCGTGGAGAACACCATCTTCCTGAACGTGGACGTGGAAAACACCACGCCCGACTTCAGCCGGACGGTCAGCGGCAATCCCACCCTGCTCACCTCCCAGGCCACCACCCAGGTGCTGATCACCGATGGCGGCACGGTGGTGATTGGCGGCGTGATCCAGACCCAGAACTCCATCAACGTTTTCCAGGTGCCCTTGCTGGGCAACATCCCGATCTTCGGAGAGCTCTTTAAGCGCCGCTCGGTTTCTACCTCGACGCAAGAGCTCATCTTCTTCATCACTCCGAAGATCATTCAGACGTAGCCGCTAACCCGCGGTTGGAATTGAGCCCCCAGACCATCTGGGGGCTCGCCTTTTTTGCCAGTAAGATGGAACGCCGTAACCGTGCATGAACCACACGACCCGCCAATCACGCCTCCAGGAGCGCATCCAGCGGCAAGGGTTCGACGCCGTGCTGGTCACTCACCTGCCCAACGTCCGCTACCTCTGCGGCTTCACCGGGAGCTCGGGGGTGCTGGCGGCCACTCCCGGGCAGGTTGCGCTCTTCACCGACGGTCGCTATGCGGAACAGGCTGCCCAGGAAGTGCGAGGGGCCAGAACAGTCATCACCCGGGCATCAGCCTTGCAGGCTGCCGGACGCTGGCTCGCCCGCCGCAAGGCGCGCTGCATCGCTGTGGAAGCTGACCACCTGACGCTGCAAGGCCAGGGGGTTCTCAGGGCCGCCCTGCCCGCCAAAAGCCGCCTACGGCCTCTGACGGGCATCGTAGAGCGGCTGCGGATGATCAAAGAGCCTCAAGAGGTAGAGCATCTTCGTGCCGCGGCTAGGCTGGGCAGCCGGCTCTTCCAAGGGCTACTGCCCCGGATTCGTCCTGGCAGGTTGGAGGTGGAAGTTGCCGCCGAACTCGAGTTCGCCGCTCGCCGCCGGGGAGCGGAAGGCATGTCCTTCGAAACCATTGTGGCTTCGGGCGCCCGCTCGGCGCTGCCCCACGGCAAGGCTTCCTCGCAACCTATTCCAAATGCTGGGTTTTTGATACTCGACTTCGGTGTTATACTCGCCGGTTATTGCTCGGACATGACCCGCACTCTGTACCTGGGCCGGGTTCCGAGGGGGGCCCGCAGGATGCACGAGGCTGTTCGCCAAGCCCAGTCAGAGGCCGTGGCCACGGTCCGGCCGGGAACCCCGGTGGGGGAAGTGGACCGGGCCGCCCGCCGGATTCTCACCAGGGCGGGACTGGCTGGATACTTCACCCACTCGACGGGGCATGGGGTCGGATTGGAGATTCACGAACCTCCCCGGCTGGCCAGGGGAGAACAAGAGCTTCTGGTGCCCGGCATGGTGGTCACGATCGAGCCCGGTGTGTACGTGCCGCGACGCGGAGGGGTACGGATCGAGGATATGGTCTTGGTCACGGAGCAGGGCTGCGAGGTGCTCACCCACGTTCCAAGGGAGTTGATCGAGCTGTAGCGCGGCCCATCACACCATGAACCAAAGGGAACTGAAAGAGCTCATCGAATTCCTCATCGAGAAGGACATCGCTGAGTTCGAGTTGGAGCGCGGCGATGTCAAGGTGCGCATCAAGCGCGCCTCCGAGCAACCTGGCAGTCCGCCCTACGTTCATGTGACGCCCGTGCATGCCGCTCCTTCCGTGCCCCAACCGGCTGCTCCTCCCGTCTCACCCGCGATTCCGGCAACCCCGGCTGCCCGGGAAACCGCGGAGGAGTCCGGTCTGCACCTCGTCCGCTCACCCATCGTGGGTACTTTCTATGAGTCTCCTTCGCCCGGAGCGCCGCCCTTTGTGAAGGTGGGAGACACTGTGGTCGCTGGCCAGGTACTCTGCATCATCGAGGCCATGAAACTCATGAATGAGATCGAGTCCGACGGTGCCGGCGAAATCGCCAAGAAGTTCGTCTCCAACGGACAGCCTGTCGAATACGGCCAGCCCCTGTTTGGCTTACGGTCGAGTGCCTGAGATCCGCACTGAAGGTTCCCGATGTTCAAGAAGGTCCTGATTGCCAACCGCGGAGAGATTGCGCTGCGCGTCATCTGCGCCTGCAAGGAGCTGGGCATCCGCACCGTGGCCATCTACAGCGAGGCCGATCGGAACTCGCTGCCGGTGCGCTTTGCCGATGAGGCCATCTGTATCGGCCCGGCACGCTCCAGTGAGAGCTACCTGCACATTCCCGCCGTGAT harbors:
- the accB gene encoding acetyl-CoA carboxylase biotin carboxyl carrier protein; the encoded protein is MNQRELKELIEFLIEKDIAEFELERGDVKVRIKRASEQPGSPPYVHVTPVHAAPSVPQPAAPPVSPAIPATPAARETAEESGLHLVRSPIVGTFYESPSPGAPPFVKVGDTVVAGQVLCIIEAMKLMNEIESDGAGEIAKKFVSNGQPVEYGQPLFGLRSSA
- a CDS encoding Xaa-Pro peptidase family protein, translated to MNHTTRQSRLQERIQRQGFDAVLVTHLPNVRYLCGFTGSSGVLAATPGQVALFTDGRYAEQAAQEVRGARTVITRASALQAAGRWLARRKARCIAVEADHLTLQGQGVLRAALPAKSRLRPLTGIVERLRMIKEPQEVEHLRAAARLGSRLFQGLLPRIRPGRLEVEVAAELEFAARRRGAEGMSFETIVASGARSALPHGKASSQPIPNAGFLILDFGVILAGYCSDMTRTLYLGRVPRGARRMHEAVRQAQSEAVATVRPGTPVGEVDRAARRILTRAGLAGYFTHSTGHGVGLEIHEPPRLARGEQELLVPGMVVTIEPGVYVPRRGGVRIEDMVLVTEQGCEVLTHVPRELIEL